The following are encoded together in the Citrus sinensis cultivar Valencia sweet orange chromosome 1, DVS_A1.0, whole genome shotgun sequence genome:
- the LOC102610990 gene encoding uncharacterized protein C6G9.01c has product MPKKSSSVKVPEKTPENPVVEDENPSSKVKKLGNEIDEIFAGKKRKKPEGKKTKKLNKDETMEPKLVKKKKEKRSKGDTEDGFAEPPARPRKRTEDGLTIYTEDELCINNADAGNTPLCPFDCSCCF; this is encoded by the coding sequence ATGCCGAAAAAGAGTAGTTCTGTTAAGGTACCTGAAAAAACGCCAGAAAACCCAGTCGTAGAAGATGAAAATCCCTCTTCAAAGGTGAAAAAGTTGGGTAACGAGATTGATGAAATCTTTGCTGgtaaaaagaggaagaagccTGAGGGGAAAAAAACCAAGAAGTTGAATAAAGATGAAACTATGGAGCCAAAATTggtcaagaaaaagaaagaaaagaggagTAAGGGAGATACAGAGGATGGGTTTGCTGAACCTCCTGCTCGGCCTAGAAAGCGAACAGAGGATGGACTTACTATCTACACAGAAGATGAGTTGTGTATCAATAACGCTGATGCTGGAAACACACCACTTTGTCCATTTGATTGTTCTTGTTGCTTTTAG
- the LOC102610477 gene encoding uncharacterized protein LOC102610477 isoform X1 yields MKYSFADLYLLGLAKGSGMSKRKRPDSNAPSDSLTDHERLIYDVIRSKQDMGIWTRDMKRELKVNLPDNIVTKSIKSLQNKSLIKEVVNIHNKGKKHLMAVEFEPSKDISGGAWYSEGSLDTEFIKVVKSQCLKQIIKLKVATLEGISDSIKRSGAFKVDLTKQQIEEIVRAVVLDNQIMEVKSNGSGEFTNIPVGKVCYKNVSKGGGGGEPKTGSSASVPCGVCPQINFCTPDGVISPKTCVYYTKWLDF; encoded by the exons ATGAAGTATTCATTCGCAGATCTTTATCTGCTTGGATTGGCCAAAGGATCAG GAATGAGTAAGAGGAAGCGGCCAGACTCGAATGCGCCTTCTGACTCGCTTACTGATCATGAGCGCCTCATCTATGATGTAATCAGGAGCAAACAAGATATGGGTATATGGACACGAGATATGAAACGTGAATTAAAAGTTAACCTCCCTGATAATATTGTTACTAAATCTATCAAGTCACTCCAAAACAAGAGCTTGATCAAGGAGGTAGTTAATATCCACAACAAGGGCAAAAAACACTTAATGGCAGTGGAGTTTGAGCCCTCAAAGGATATCTCTGGTGGCGCGTGGTACTCTGAGGGAAGCCTAGATACAGAATTCATAAAAGTTGTGAAATCTCAATGCCTAAAGCAAATAATTAAGTTGAAGGTTGCTACTTTGGAGGGCATTTCAGATTCCATCAAAAGGAGTGGAGCTTTCAAAGTTGACTTGACGAAACAGCAGATTGAAGAGATTGTGAGGGCTGTGGTTTTGGATAATCAGATTATGGAAGTGAAGAGCAATGGATCGGGGGAATTCACTAACATTCCAGTCGGAAAAGTTTGTTATAAAAACGTGAGCAAGGGGGGTGGCGGAGGGGAACCAAAGACAGGAAGCTCGGCTTCTGTTCCATGCGGAGTTTGTCCCCAGATAAATTTTTGCACGCCGGATGGCGTAATCTCCCCGAAAACCTGTGTCTATTACACTAAGTGGTTggatttttaa
- the LOC102610477 gene encoding uncharacterized protein LOC102610477 isoform X2, whose amino-acid sequence MSKRKRPDSNAPSDSLTDHERLIYDVIRSKQDMGIWTRDMKRELKVNLPDNIVTKSIKSLQNKSLIKEVVNIHNKGKKHLMAVEFEPSKDISGGAWYSEGSLDTEFIKVVKSQCLKQIIKLKVATLEGISDSIKRSGAFKVDLTKQQIEEIVRAVVLDNQIMEVKSNGSGEFTNIPVGKVCYKNVSKGGGGGEPKTGSSASVPCGVCPQINFCTPDGVISPKTCVYYTKWLDF is encoded by the coding sequence ATGAGTAAGAGGAAGCGGCCAGACTCGAATGCGCCTTCTGACTCGCTTACTGATCATGAGCGCCTCATCTATGATGTAATCAGGAGCAAACAAGATATGGGTATATGGACACGAGATATGAAACGTGAATTAAAAGTTAACCTCCCTGATAATATTGTTACTAAATCTATCAAGTCACTCCAAAACAAGAGCTTGATCAAGGAGGTAGTTAATATCCACAACAAGGGCAAAAAACACTTAATGGCAGTGGAGTTTGAGCCCTCAAAGGATATCTCTGGTGGCGCGTGGTACTCTGAGGGAAGCCTAGATACAGAATTCATAAAAGTTGTGAAATCTCAATGCCTAAAGCAAATAATTAAGTTGAAGGTTGCTACTTTGGAGGGCATTTCAGATTCCATCAAAAGGAGTGGAGCTTTCAAAGTTGACTTGACGAAACAGCAGATTGAAGAGATTGTGAGGGCTGTGGTTTTGGATAATCAGATTATGGAAGTGAAGAGCAATGGATCGGGGGAATTCACTAACATTCCAGTCGGAAAAGTTTGTTATAAAAACGTGAGCAAGGGGGGTGGCGGAGGGGAACCAAAGACAGGAAGCTCGGCTTCTGTTCCATGCGGAGTTTGTCCCCAGATAAATTTTTGCACGCCGGATGGCGTAATCTCCCCGAAAACCTGTGTCTATTACACTAAGTGGTTggatttttaa
- the LOC102610167 gene encoding ferrochelatase-2, chloroplastic isoform X1 has translation MDAASCSGVLSRAKLPVSNLHKFNQTLGSYIVSVSCQSSEGLNNVNRVSSQALAYTVRESYLCGPVQRRNPAGICAAGVATYGENAVEYESHAQAAEDKVGVLLLNLGGPDTLHDVQPFLFNLFADPDIIRLPRLFRFLQWPLAKLISVVRAPKSKEGYAAIGGGSPLRKITDEQAQALKTALEAKNLPVNVYVGMRYWYPFTEEAVQQIKRDRITRLVVLPLYPQFSISTTGSSIRVLQNIFREDAYLSRLPVSIIRSWYQREGYINSMADLIQKELGKFQKPEEVMIFFSAHGVPVSYVEKAGDPYRDQMEECIYLIMQRLKDRGINNDHTLAYQSRVGPVKWLKPYTDEVLVELGQKGVKSLLAIPVSFVSEHIETLEEIDMEYKELALESGIENWGRVPALNCTPSFITDLADAVIEALPSALAMSAPKNISQEDDHNPVRYAIKMFFGSILAFVLFFSPRMINAFRNQLF, from the exons ATGGACGCCGCATCATGCTCTGGAGTTCTTTCACGCGCGAAGCTCCCTGTTTCGAATCttcataaattcaatcaaac ATTAGGTTCTTACATCGTATCGGTGTCCTGCCAGTCATCTGAGGGATTGAATAATGTCAATAGAGTTTCCTCTCAAGCGCTCGCATATACTGTCAGGGAATCTTATCTTTGCGGTCCTGTGCAGAGAAGAAATCCTGCAGGGATTTGTGCTGCAGGAGTAGCAACATATGGTGAAAATGCTGTAGAATATGAATCTCATGCACAGGCCGCAGAAGATAAGGTTGGGGTGTTGCTTCTGAATCTTGGAGGGCCTGACACGCTTCATGATGTTCAGCCATTTCTGTTCAATTTATTTGCAGATCCA gacATTATACGTCTTCCCAGGCTGTTTCGGTTTCTTCAGTGGCCCTTGGCAAAGTTGATTTCTGTGGTACGGGCTCCCAAAAGTAAAGAAGGATATGCTGCCATAGGAGGTGGCTCACCATTGCGCAAAATAACAGATGAGCAG GCACAAGCACTTAAAACAGCTTTAGAAGCCAAAAACTTGCCCGTAAATGTCTATGTTGGAATGCGTTATTGGTATCCATTTACTGAAGAAGCTGTTCAGCAG ATTAAAAGGGACAGAATTACAAGGCTCGTTGTGCTGCCACTTTATCCACAATTCTCTATCTCTACAACGGGGTCAAGCATCCGTGTTCTCCAGAATATATTTAG GGAAGATGCATATCTATCGAGGCTGCCTGTGTCTATTATAAGGTCCTGGTATCAACGAGAAGGATACATCAACTCTATGGCTGACTTGATTCAGAAAGAGCTAGGGAAGTTCCAAAAACCTGAGGAG GTTATGATATTCTTCAGTGCCCATGGTGTACCTGTCAGTTATGTTGAGAAAGCTGGTGATCCATACAGAGATCAGATGGAAGAGTGTATCTACCTAATCATGCAGAGGTTGAAAGATAGAGGAATCAACAATGATCATACTTTGGCATACCAG AGTCGAGTTGGGCCTGTAAAATGGCTGAAGCCTTACACTGATGAAGTTCTTGTGGAGCTTGGCCAGAAAGGTGTCAAGAGTCTTCTAGCCATTCCAGTCAG TTTTGTGAGCGAGCACATTGAAACTCTTGAAGAGATTGACATGGAGTACAAGGAATTGGCTCTTGAATCCGGCATTGAAAATTGGGGACGTGTACCTGCTCTGAATTGCACCCCTTCCTTCATCACAGATTTGGCAGATGCAGTAATAGAAGCTCTACCTTCAGCATTAGCCATGTCTGCCCCTAAGAATATCTCTCAAGAGGATGACCATAACCCTGTGAGATATGCCATCAAAATGTTCTTTGGTTCGATCTTGGCATTTGTTCTGTTTTTCTCGCCAAGAATGATTAATGCATTTAGGAATCAGCTCTTTTGA
- the LOC102610167 gene encoding ferrochelatase-2, chloroplastic isoform X2: MLKLGCLIDRLGSYIVSVSCQSSEGLNNVNRVSSQALAYTVRESYLCGPVQRRNPAGICAAGVATYGENAVEYESHAQAAEDKVGVLLLNLGGPDTLHDVQPFLFNLFADPDIIRLPRLFRFLQWPLAKLISVVRAPKSKEGYAAIGGGSPLRKITDEQAQALKTALEAKNLPVNVYVGMRYWYPFTEEAVQQIKRDRITRLVVLPLYPQFSISTTGSSIRVLQNIFREDAYLSRLPVSIIRSWYQREGYINSMADLIQKELGKFQKPEEVMIFFSAHGVPVSYVEKAGDPYRDQMEECIYLIMQRLKDRGINNDHTLAYQSRVGPVKWLKPYTDEVLVELGQKGVKSLLAIPVSFVSEHIETLEEIDMEYKELALESGIENWGRVPALNCTPSFITDLADAVIEALPSALAMSAPKNISQEDDHNPVRYAIKMFFGSILAFVLFFSPRMINAFRNQLF; this comes from the exons ATGCTGAAGTTGGGTTGTCTCATTGACAGATTAGGTTCTTACATCGTATCGGTGTCCTGCCAGTCATCTGAGGGATTGAATAATGTCAATAGAGTTTCCTCTCAAGCGCTCGCATATACTGTCAGGGAATCTTATCTTTGCGGTCCTGTGCAGAGAAGAAATCCTGCAGGGATTTGTGCTGCAGGAGTAGCAACATATGGTGAAAATGCTGTAGAATATGAATCTCATGCACAGGCCGCAGAAGATAAGGTTGGGGTGTTGCTTCTGAATCTTGGAGGGCCTGACACGCTTCATGATGTTCAGCCATTTCTGTTCAATTTATTTGCAGATCCA gacATTATACGTCTTCCCAGGCTGTTTCGGTTTCTTCAGTGGCCCTTGGCAAAGTTGATTTCTGTGGTACGGGCTCCCAAAAGTAAAGAAGGATATGCTGCCATAGGAGGTGGCTCACCATTGCGCAAAATAACAGATGAGCAG GCACAAGCACTTAAAACAGCTTTAGAAGCCAAAAACTTGCCCGTAAATGTCTATGTTGGAATGCGTTATTGGTATCCATTTACTGAAGAAGCTGTTCAGCAG ATTAAAAGGGACAGAATTACAAGGCTCGTTGTGCTGCCACTTTATCCACAATTCTCTATCTCTACAACGGGGTCAAGCATCCGTGTTCTCCAGAATATATTTAG GGAAGATGCATATCTATCGAGGCTGCCTGTGTCTATTATAAGGTCCTGGTATCAACGAGAAGGATACATCAACTCTATGGCTGACTTGATTCAGAAAGAGCTAGGGAAGTTCCAAAAACCTGAGGAG GTTATGATATTCTTCAGTGCCCATGGTGTACCTGTCAGTTATGTTGAGAAAGCTGGTGATCCATACAGAGATCAGATGGAAGAGTGTATCTACCTAATCATGCAGAGGTTGAAAGATAGAGGAATCAACAATGATCATACTTTGGCATACCAG AGTCGAGTTGGGCCTGTAAAATGGCTGAAGCCTTACACTGATGAAGTTCTTGTGGAGCTTGGCCAGAAAGGTGTCAAGAGTCTTCTAGCCATTCCAGTCAG TTTTGTGAGCGAGCACATTGAAACTCTTGAAGAGATTGACATGGAGTACAAGGAATTGGCTCTTGAATCCGGCATTGAAAATTGGGGACGTGTACCTGCTCTGAATTGCACCCCTTCCTTCATCACAGATTTGGCAGATGCAGTAATAGAAGCTCTACCTTCAGCATTAGCCATGTCTGCCCCTAAGAATATCTCTCAAGAGGATGACCATAACCCTGTGAGATATGCCATCAAAATGTTCTTTGGTTCGATCTTGGCATTTGTTCTGTTTTTCTCGCCAAGAATGATTAATGCATTTAGGAATCAGCTCTTTTGA
- the LOC102609858 gene encoding uncharacterized protein LOC102609858 — MASKLVQLQSKAAEASKFVAKHGTSYYRQLLEQNKQYIQEPPTVEKCNLLSKQLFYTRLSSIPGRYEAFWKELDYVKHLWKNRQELKLEDAGIAALFGLECFAWYCAGEIIGRGFTITGYYV; from the exons ATGGCATCCAAGCTGGTGCAGTTGCAATCCAAGGCTGCCGAGGCCTCAAAGTTTGTGGCCAAGCATGGAACTTCTTACTACAGacagttgttagaacagaacaAGCAATACATTCAGGAGCCGCCAACTGTTGAGAAATGTAATCTTTTATCCAAGCAATTGTTTTACACTCGTCTTAGCAG TATTCCTGGGCGATATGAAGCATTCTGGAAAGAGCTTGATTATGTGAAGCACTTATGGAAGAACAGGCAGGAACTCAAGTTAGAGGATGCTGGTATTGCAGCATTGTTTGGGCTAGAGTGCTTTGCATGGTACTGTGCTGGTGAGATCATAGGGCGGGGATTTACAATAACTGGCTACTATGTTTGA
- the LOC102609390 gene encoding uncharacterized protein LOC102609390 isoform X2, with product MADEPQYSSDGTPSKRKYEDQTTPPSAAARRPTGFSAPDPAVAPTSYNSVPPPADEFQDFQAAKRRAEQIAARLCNSVSAEAKRPRVENGSGGFDSADKDLKSIPAPSAIPVSYGGYQSMGTSKKIEIPNIRVGVIIGKSGETIKYLQLQSGAKIQVTRDTEADLNSPTRSVELMGTPEQIAKAEQLINDVLAEAESGGSGIVARRLTGQAGSDHFAMKIPNNKVGLVIGKGGETIKNMQARTGARIQVIPLHLPPGDTSTERTVQIDGTSEQIESAKQLVNEVISENRIRNPAMAGGYSQQGYQARPPTSWGTPGAPSMQQPGYGYVQPGAYPGQTPQYNMSQPPYGGYPSQPTPGGYPGNWDQTPTQQTSQGSGYDYYSQQPSSQQPQAPGGSAAPADSTGYSYSQPPASGYNQQGQGYAQDSYGGYHAPQSGYGQAAPYDQQQGYNSAAGYGNVNNTSQEGHTPSYGAQGDSTQAPPPVQSSAAMGQQGYGTGQQPSPNTASYPPQGATQPSYGVPPTSQSGYGSQVPPQSGYAGYGMPQAQKPLANPPAYGQTQQSPGSAGGYGQPGYSHSQPPPSSYAQPDSGSQRAPPSNYGAATQPGYGSAAYGAPPGGSQAGYGQGPPSYYGGGYSQPVYTADGNAAPAAQPVQQGGVTKSPQS from the exons ATGGCAGACGAACCGCAATACTCATCAGACGGCACACCCAGTAAACGCAAATACGAGGACCAAACGACGCCTCCTTCGGCCGCTGCGCGCAGGCCCACGGGATTCTCTGCTCCGGATCCCGCCGTTGCCCCTACCTCCTACAACAGTGTCCCTCCGCCTGCCGATGAATTCCAAGACTTTCAGGCTGCCAAGCGCCGCGCCGAGCAGATCGCGGCTCGTCTCTGCAACTCGGTTTCCGCTGAAGCCAAGCGCCCTCGCGTTGAGAACGGCTCTGGCGGCTTCGATTCCGCTGATAAAG ATTTGAAGTCTATTCCAGCTCCTTCAGCCATACCAGTTTCATATGGTGGATATCAGAGCATGGGTACAAGCAAAAAGATTGAGATTCCAAATATTAGGGTTGGTGTTATCATTGGAAAGAGTGGAGAGACTATCAAATACCTTCAACTTCAATCTGGGGCAAAGATTCAGGTGACTCGTGACACAGAGGCTGACCTCAATTCTCCTACTCGGTCGGTTGAGCTCATGGGCACACCCGAACAAATTGCTAAGGCAGAGCAGCTTATAAATGATGTTCTTGCTGAG GCTGAATCAGGTGGCTCTGGTATAGTTGCTCGAAGGCTAACTGGACAAGCTGGCTCTGACCATTTTGCAATGAAAATTCCAAACAACAAG GTTGGTCTGGTAATTGGTAAAGGAGGTGAAACTATAAAAAATATGCAAGCCAGGACTGGAGCTCGTATTCAG GTGATACCTCTACATCTGCCTCCAGGCGACACTTCGACGGAAAGGACGGTGCAGATTGATGGGACAAGTGAACAGATTGAAAGTGCAAAACAGTTGGTTAATGAAGTCATCAGTGAG AATCGTATTAGAAACCCAGCAATGGCTGGAGGATATTCCCAACAAGGTTATCAAGCACGTCCTCCTACAAGCTGGGGCACACCTGGGGCTCCTTCAATGCAACAACCTGGTTATGGTTATGTGCAGCCGGGAGCATATCCTGGTCAAACACCTCAGTATAACATGTCTCAGCCTCCTTATGGTGGCTATCCTTCCCAACCAACACCTGGTGGATATCCTGGCAATTGGGACCAGACACCAACACAGCAAACTAGCCAGGGAAGTGGTTATGATTACTACAGTCAACAACCATCCTCTCAGCAACCACAAGCCCCTGGTGGTTCAGCAGCACCAGCAGATAGTACTGGTTACAGTTACAGTCAGCCACCAGCTTCTGGCTATAATCAGCAGGGCCAAGGTTATGCTCAAGATAGCTATGGTGGATACCATGCACCTCAGTCAGGCTATGGGCAGGCAGCGCCATATGATCAGCAACAAGGCTATAATTCTGCAGCTGGTTATGGTAATGTGAACAACACAAGTCAGGAGGGTCATACTCCTTCTTATGGAGCTCAAGGAGATTCAACACAGGCTCCTCCACCAGTCCAGTCATCTGCTGCGATGGGCCAGCAGGGTTATGGTACCGGCCAGCAGCCTAGTCCAAACACTGCCAGTTATCCACCACAAGGAGCTACTCAGCCCAGTTATGGCGTGCCTCCAACTTCGCAGAGTGGCTATGGGAGTCAGGTCCCACCCCAGTCTGGGTATGCTGGCTATGGGATGCCTCAAGCACAGAAACCTCTTGCCAATCCACCTGCTTATGGACAGACTCAGCAGTCACCTGGCTCTGCTGGTGGTTATGGACAGCCTGGATATTCCCATTCACAACCACCACCTTCTAGTTATGCACAACCAGATTCGGGTTCTCAACGTGCACCACCATCCAATTATGGTGCTGCAACTCAGCCAGGTTATGGAAGTGCAGCATATGGTGCACCACCAGGAGGTAGTCAGGCAGGTTATGGTCAGGGGCCACCGTCTTACTATGGTGGTGGGTATTCACAGCCTGTATACACTGCTGATGGGAATGCAGCACCTGCTGCTCAGCCTGTTCAACAGGGTGGAGTAACCAAGTCACCACAAAGTTAA
- the LOC102609390 gene encoding uncharacterized protein LOC102609390 isoform X1 produces the protein MADEPQYSSDGTPSKRKYEDQTTPPSAAARRPTGFSAPDPAVAPTSYNSVPPPADEFQDFQAAKRRAEQIAARLCNSVSAEAKRPRVENGSGGFDSADKGFSSPPSDLKSIPAPSAIPVSYGGYQSMGTSKKIEIPNIRVGVIIGKSGETIKYLQLQSGAKIQVTRDTEADLNSPTRSVELMGTPEQIAKAEQLINDVLAEAESGGSGIVARRLTGQAGSDHFAMKIPNNKVGLVIGKGGETIKNMQARTGARIQVIPLHLPPGDTSTERTVQIDGTSEQIESAKQLVNEVISENRIRNPAMAGGYSQQGYQARPPTSWGTPGAPSMQQPGYGYVQPGAYPGQTPQYNMSQPPYGGYPSQPTPGGYPGNWDQTPTQQTSQGSGYDYYSQQPSSQQPQAPGGSAAPADSTGYSYSQPPASGYNQQGQGYAQDSYGGYHAPQSGYGQAAPYDQQQGYNSAAGYGNVNNTSQEGHTPSYGAQGDSTQAPPPVQSSAAMGQQGYGTGQQPSPNTASYPPQGATQPSYGVPPTSQSGYGSQVPPQSGYAGYGMPQAQKPLANPPAYGQTQQSPGSAGGYGQPGYSHSQPPPSSYAQPDSGSQRAPPSNYGAATQPGYGSAAYGAPPGGSQAGYGQGPPSYYGGGYSQPVYTADGNAAPAAQPVQQGGVTKSPQS, from the exons ATGGCAGACGAACCGCAATACTCATCAGACGGCACACCCAGTAAACGCAAATACGAGGACCAAACGACGCCTCCTTCGGCCGCTGCGCGCAGGCCCACGGGATTCTCTGCTCCGGATCCCGCCGTTGCCCCTACCTCCTACAACAGTGTCCCTCCGCCTGCCGATGAATTCCAAGACTTTCAGGCTGCCAAGCGCCGCGCCGAGCAGATCGCGGCTCGTCTCTGCAACTCGGTTTCCGCTGAAGCCAAGCGCCCTCGCGTTGAGAACGGCTCTGGCGGCTTCGATTCCGCTGATAAAGGTTTCAGCTCCCCTCCCTCTG ATTTGAAGTCTATTCCAGCTCCTTCAGCCATACCAGTTTCATATGGTGGATATCAGAGCATGGGTACAAGCAAAAAGATTGAGATTCCAAATATTAGGGTTGGTGTTATCATTGGAAAGAGTGGAGAGACTATCAAATACCTTCAACTTCAATCTGGGGCAAAGATTCAGGTGACTCGTGACACAGAGGCTGACCTCAATTCTCCTACTCGGTCGGTTGAGCTCATGGGCACACCCGAACAAATTGCTAAGGCAGAGCAGCTTATAAATGATGTTCTTGCTGAG GCTGAATCAGGTGGCTCTGGTATAGTTGCTCGAAGGCTAACTGGACAAGCTGGCTCTGACCATTTTGCAATGAAAATTCCAAACAACAAG GTTGGTCTGGTAATTGGTAAAGGAGGTGAAACTATAAAAAATATGCAAGCCAGGACTGGAGCTCGTATTCAG GTGATACCTCTACATCTGCCTCCAGGCGACACTTCGACGGAAAGGACGGTGCAGATTGATGGGACAAGTGAACAGATTGAAAGTGCAAAACAGTTGGTTAATGAAGTCATCAGTGAG AATCGTATTAGAAACCCAGCAATGGCTGGAGGATATTCCCAACAAGGTTATCAAGCACGTCCTCCTACAAGCTGGGGCACACCTGGGGCTCCTTCAATGCAACAACCTGGTTATGGTTATGTGCAGCCGGGAGCATATCCTGGTCAAACACCTCAGTATAACATGTCTCAGCCTCCTTATGGTGGCTATCCTTCCCAACCAACACCTGGTGGATATCCTGGCAATTGGGACCAGACACCAACACAGCAAACTAGCCAGGGAAGTGGTTATGATTACTACAGTCAACAACCATCCTCTCAGCAACCACAAGCCCCTGGTGGTTCAGCAGCACCAGCAGATAGTACTGGTTACAGTTACAGTCAGCCACCAGCTTCTGGCTATAATCAGCAGGGCCAAGGTTATGCTCAAGATAGCTATGGTGGATACCATGCACCTCAGTCAGGCTATGGGCAGGCAGCGCCATATGATCAGCAACAAGGCTATAATTCTGCAGCTGGTTATGGTAATGTGAACAACACAAGTCAGGAGGGTCATACTCCTTCTTATGGAGCTCAAGGAGATTCAACACAGGCTCCTCCACCAGTCCAGTCATCTGCTGCGATGGGCCAGCAGGGTTATGGTACCGGCCAGCAGCCTAGTCCAAACACTGCCAGTTATCCACCACAAGGAGCTACTCAGCCCAGTTATGGCGTGCCTCCAACTTCGCAGAGTGGCTATGGGAGTCAGGTCCCACCCCAGTCTGGGTATGCTGGCTATGGGATGCCTCAAGCACAGAAACCTCTTGCCAATCCACCTGCTTATGGACAGACTCAGCAGTCACCTGGCTCTGCTGGTGGTTATGGACAGCCTGGATATTCCCATTCACAACCACCACCTTCTAGTTATGCACAACCAGATTCGGGTTCTCAACGTGCACCACCATCCAATTATGGTGCTGCAACTCAGCCAGGTTATGGAAGTGCAGCATATGGTGCACCACCAGGAGGTAGTCAGGCAGGTTATGGTCAGGGGCCACCGTCTTACTATGGTGGTGGGTATTCACAGCCTGTATACACTGCTGATGGGAATGCAGCACCTGCTGCTCAGCCTGTTCAACAGGGTGGAGTAACCAAGTCACCACAAAGTTAA
- the LOC102609101 gene encoding uncharacterized protein LOC102609101 isoform X2: MAVLTKNTATRLPLLLSQRAACLHTTVPSLSSASGSSSSSSSQPTSYARPPPPSTTSPGGISKTAEFVISKLDDVVNYIRRGSIWPMSFGLACCAVEMMHTGAARYDLDRFGIIFRPSPRQSDVMVVAGTLTNKMAPALRKVYDQMPDPRWVISMGSCANGGGYYHYSYSVVRGCDRIVPVDIYVPGCPPTAEALLYGILQLQKKMNRRRDLYYWWTK; encoded by the exons atggcGGTACTCACCAAAAACACTGCCACGCGCCTCCCTCTCCTCCTCTCGCAACGCGCCGCCTGTCTCCACACGACCGTCCCCTCTCTCTCCTCGGCCTCCggctcctcctcctcctcctcctcgcAGCCCACCTCCTACGCTCGCCCTCCACCGCCCTCGACCACAAGTCCAGGCGGTATCTCAAAGACGGCGGAATTCGTGATCTCTAAATTGGATGATGTCGTCAACTATATTCGTCGCGGCTCCATCTGGCCCATGTCCTTCGGGCTGGCCTGCTGCGCCGTCGAGATGATGCACACCGGTGCTGCTCGTTACGATTTAGATCGATTCGGTATCATTTTCAGGCCCAGCCCTCGCCAATCCGATGTCATGGTCGTAGCTGGCACACTCACAAACAAGATGGCCCCTGCCCTTCGCAA GGTTTATGATCAAATGCCAGATCCTAGGTGGGTCATTTCTATGGGAAGCTGTGCAAATGGTGGTGGATATTATCATTACTCTTACTCTGTTGTTCGGGGTTGCGATAGGATTGTCCCCGTGGACATCTATGTTCCGGGCTGCCCTCCTACTGCTGAGGCCCTACTCTATGGAATTCTCCAACTGCAGAAAAAGATGAACAGGCGCAGAGATTTGTATTATTGGTGGACAAAGTGA